A region of the Streptococcus oralis Uo5 genome:
AATAGAGGAACTAGAGGACCTTGATTGGTTGAATTCTTTAACATTAGATTTTAATTTACTATTTGAAAATGTTCGAGAGTATTTAGGAAACAATAAAATAAATAAAAAGATTATTAAAACATTATCTGAAGAACCATCAAATTTTTTTCTATACAACAATGGAGTAACTATTGTTGCAGAAGAAATTTCTAGCAAACCTAATATAATTGATGAGTCAACAGAGTTGATTTTAAAAAATTATCAGATAGTTAATGGTGGTCAAACACTTCGTTCAATTTTTAAGTATAAAACCGAAAATAAAGTTGAAGATATAATTTCTAATTTAGTTAGCGCTAGTGTAATAGTTAGGCTCTTAGTAACTTCGAAAAATGAGGAACTAACAAATAAAATTTCAGAATATACAAATAGTCAGAATCCAATCAAAGAGATAGATCTACGTTCTGTAGATAAAATTCAATTAGCTATTGAGCAACGTCTAGACCAGGAAGGTATTAGATATGATCGAAAGCGAGGTAGTGGAAAGGAGTTTAGTAAAAAATATGATTATATAATATCTATGGAGAAATTAGGGCAAGTGCTATTTGCTTATGAAGGGCGTCCAGAGTCAGCAGCCAATAGTAAGGCAGTAATTTTTAGTAATTATTACGATACAATCTTTAATGAAGATCCTAAATTGTTTGAGAAAATTATTGAGCAAATTCGATTATATTCTGAGATTGGAAAACAATATCAAATGACAGAATATAATTATTACGAGCAAAAAGCATACTATGTTTTGTTTATGAAACGTTGTTTGCAAACGAAGAGTGTTGGCGAAATTATCGAAATTTTGGAAGATATTCTTATAAATTATACTCCTGAGAAAGAAACAACTGAAGCTAGAAAATTTTTGCAACCATCATTTAAGGAAAATGTTATTGAAAAAATAAAAAGTTTAGGTGGGAAAGTACAGGGAGTTTTTACAGTTCAAAAGAAACGAAAAGATAAACAGATTGAAGAAAATTTGAACACAAATAATAAAGAACAATTTTGGAATGGATTCACTAAATACCTGAATGAGTTAGAGGAATTTAATTATAAGTTGCCAACAAAGAAAATTGCTTCATATTATACAATATCAAGAGTAGGACAGGATGATATTAAATGCGAATTTTCTGTTGGGGCTAAAACAATAGGGTTTATATATGGCAAAAAAAGAGATAAAGATTTTTATGATTTTCTAGTTTCAAATAAAAGTTCTCTTTCTGAGAAAATAGGAAGTGAGCTTATTGTTAGAGACTGGAATGAAACCAATATTTCTAATGTGCAAGGTTTAAGGATTTCTATTAAAAATTTTGGATTAAATTATCCTAATAATAACGTTGAGGCCTATAAAATATTATCTAGTAAATTCACTTCATTAGACAAAGCTGTGCAGGAATTATTAAAATAAAAGTTGAAACAGAGAGTCGACAGAGTATTAATTTTTATCAACACGAATATTATATTTCTAATACAGTATAATAACTAAAACAGAAAGGAACAAGGACACTCGTATTCATTAAAACTGAATACGGGCTACGAACTTCCTAATTGTAAACAAAGAAAGGGAATGGGCATCTAGTTTGCAGAACTGAACCCGGGCGGAAAGCTCGGAATTTAGATAAACCTCCTAGGATGCAAGCGTCCGTCGTTGGTTTCCTAAAATTCAGTCGCTTTCTAGTCGCCCTTGGTATCTTAAACATGATCGAACGTTACTCTCGCCCTGAGATGGCGAACATTTGGAGTGAAGAAAATAAATACCGTGCTTGGCTTGAGGTGGAAATCTTGGCTGACGAGGCATGGGCTGAGTTGGGGGAAATCCCTAAGGAAGATGTGGCTTTGATTCGCGAGAAAGCGGACTTTGACATCGACCGTATTTTAGAGATTGAGCAAGAGACGCGTCACGATGTGGTTGCCTTCACGCGTGCGGTTTCTGAGACGCTTGGCGAAGAGCGCAAGTGGGTCCACTATGGGTTGACCTCTACCGACGTGGTGGATACTGCCTATGGTTACCTTTACAAGCAAGCCAACGACATCATTCGTCGTGACCTTGAAAACTTCACCAACATCATCGCTGATAAGGCTAAGGAGCACAAGTTCACCATCATGATGGGGCGTACCCACGGTGTGCATGCGGAACCTACAACTTTTGGTCTCAAGCTTGCGACTTGGTACAGCGAAATGAAGCGTAATATCGAGCGTTTCGAGCATGCGGCTGCTGGTGTGGAAGCTGGTAAGATTTCTGGTGCAGTTGGTAACTTTGCCAACATCCCACCGTTTGTAGAGCAATACGTCTGCGACAAGTTGGGTATCCGTGCCCAAGAAATCTCTACACAGGTGCTTCCTCGTGACCTTCATGCTGAGTACTTTGCAGTTCTTGCTAGCATTGCGACTTCCATCGAACGTATGGCGACTGAGATCCGTGGTTTGCAAAAATCTGAGCAACGCGAAGTAGAAGAGTTCTTTGCCAAAGGTCAAAAAGGCTCATCTGCGATGCCTCACAAACGCAACCCTATCGGTTCTGAAAACATGACAGGTCTTGCGCGTGTCATCCGTGGTCACATGGTGACGGCCTATGAAAACGTCGCTCTCTGGCACGAACGTGATATTTCTCACTCATCAGCTGAGCGAATCATCACACCGGACACGACCATTTTGATTGACTACATGCTTAACCGTTTCGGAAATATCGTCAAGAACTTGACGGTCTTCCCAGAAAATATGATTCGCAACATGAATTCTACGTTTGGTCTGATCTTTAGCCAACGTGCCATGTTGACCTTGATTGAAAAAGGCATGACCCGTGAGCAAGCCTACGACTTGGTGCAACCAAAAACAGCCCACTCTTGGGACAACCAAGTAGACTTCAAACCGCTTCTCGAAGCAGATCCAGAAGTGACATCACGCCTCACTCAAGATGAAATCGACGAAATCTTCAACCCTGCATACTACACCAAACGAGTAGATGATATCTTCGAACGTATCGGACTTGGTGACTAATCATAAAAATAAAAAAGCGAGATTCAATCTCGCTTTTTCGTATTCTCTTAGAAGAATCTTAGTCTTCTTTTCTCTTAGTCAGTCCGTAGGCTGCTAGAGTCGCCATGAGGCCTGCTGCGACCAAGCCTGCAGAGTCTTGACTTCCTGTTGCAGGGAGTTGTTTTTCATCTGCTTTGGCAGTAGTTGGTGCAGTTTGCTCAGCTTTCTCAACGGCAGTGCCGACTTCAACAACTTGAGTGACCGTTTCCTGTGTTACCACGCTATTGACAAGCGTTCTTTCTTCTTTTCCATCAGCAGTAGTGCTTACAGAGTAGAAGGCAGTACGGTGGCCGTTAGCCCCTTTAGTAACAACTTGCGTTTGTCCTTTTGGTAATTGAGGATTTTCACGTGTCACAGTAGTGAATGGAATTTCTTCCTCTTGGATATCCAGTCTTGGTTTTGTTTCTGCGGCTGGAGCAAGACGGTGTTCGTCTCCTACATGGGTTACAAGGGTTCCGACTTCAATAACTTGGGTCACTACTTCTTGAGTCATAAGGCTATCTACAAGAGTTTTCACTTCCTTACCGTCAGCACTAGTGCTCACAGAGTAGTAATGACTGCGACGACCGTTAGCGCCTTTAGTAACGACTTGAGTCTTCCCTTTGAGCAAGAGTGGATTTTCACGTGTCACAGTAGTGAACGGAATATCTTCTTCTTGGATATCCAGTCTTGGTTTTGCCTCTGCGGCTGGAGCAAGACCACTTTCATCCCCTTTGTGGGTAATAGGGGCACCGATTTCAACCACTTGGGTCACAGGTTCTTTGGTCACTTGGCTATCTAGAACGGTTTCTGTTTGTTTTCCATTTTCAGTAAGAACAGAGATGTAATGAGTGCGTTCGCCCTCTACACCTGGTGTGATGATTTTTTCCTGACCGGCTGGGAGGTTCGGATTTTCCTTCTTGATAACTTCAAATGGAATCTTTTCTGATCTTGTGATGAGTTCCGGTTTGGTTTCAACGTTGGCAGCTAGTTCATTTTCATCGTGGCTTCCTGAGTGAGTTGCCGCTGGTTTAAGGCCTAGGCGGGCTGCTTTGAGCTTGGCTACGAGAGCGTCTAACTCGGCTTGTTTGTTACGGTTGAGGTTGTAGTTGAGAGCTTCTTTCGCTGCATTTAGGGCATCCAAGCTTTCCTTGCTGTATCCATCCAAGTTTGCAGGGATTTGAGCAAGTTCCTCACGGAGTGCATTGTAGTTAGCGCGGAAGTAGTCTTTGTTGTGATCTGCGAAGGCAGTCATGAGTTCAAAGATTTCTTCTTCCTTGTACTCAGCACTTGGTCTATCTGCCCAGATAGCAAGCATACTACCAATAGTAGGAAGGTCAACTTCAGGGTATTTAGTTGATGCTAGTTGATTAAATGGAGTTTTCTCGGTATTTTCGAGAGCTTTTTTGAGGAAGCCACCGCCATCTTCTGGTTTTTGACCGAGAATGTAGTACCAGTCTCCGTTGGTATTAAGGAATTTATAGCCTTTACTTGCAAGGTACTGTGGAGATGCAAGGTTGTAGCCCCACCATCCCTTAGACCAGTAAGAGATGATGACATCCTTGTCAAACTCAACATCATCCTTGTCCTCGTAGTAGAAACCATCGTTGAAGGCCATTGGTTGAAGGCCTCTTTCTTTGGCCATGGCAGCAAGGGTGTTAGAGTACTCAGCAAACTTGCCATAGAGTCCATACCATTTGAGGTAGTACCAGCCTTGTGCGTTGGTAGCATCATTGGCATATTCGTCTGTACCGTAGTTGAAGATCTTAGTCTTGCCTGCAAAGAAGTCCATGTACTTGCCGATGAGGGCTTTGACAAAGTTCATCGCTTCTTCGTTTTCAAGGTCCATGGTTGTTTTAGAGACCTTGTCGAAGTTGGCTTGAGGATTTTGGATACCTAATTTTTCCATAGCGACAAGCATGGCATCCATGTGACCTGGGCTGTTGATCGCTGGGATGAGTCCAATCCCTTTTGATTTTGCGTACTCGATCAATTCAGTGATTTCAGTCTGACTAAGAGTGGTTCCGTTTGGATCATCGTAGTAAGCTTTTGTTCCTTCAATGATGGCATTTTTGACATCGTCACTTGCATAAGTTTTTCCGTTAGCAGTGATAGTCATGTCATCAAGTAGGAAGCGAAGTCCATCATTTCCTAGGAGGAGATGCACGTCAGAATATCCAAGTTCACTAGCTTTATCAATGATACGTTTGAGTTGTTCAGCTGAGAAGTACTTACGTCCAGCGTCAATTGAGATCACCTTGTTCTTGGCAAGTTTTTCAACTTCGCGTTTCTCGTCTTCTTCTTTTTGAGCTTCTGGTGTGAAGGTTAGGTTGCTAACAGCTTCTTGGAGTTTCGCGATTGCTTGGTCAATGGTGTTTTGTTGGGCACGGCTGAGGTTGCTATCAAGTGAGCGAATAGCTTTTTCAGCTTCTTTTACAGCTGCGACACTTTCTGCAGTATAGCGGTTAAGGTCTGTTGGTACTTCTTTCAGAGCTTGCTCAGCAGACTCATAGTCAGCTGCGAAGTATTCAGCATTGGCATTTGCGAAGCTACGCATGAGTTTGAAGAGGCGTGATGGTGAATAGCGTGCAGATGGGGTGTCCGCCCAAGCAGCTACCATACCCCCGATGAACGGGATAGTAGCCCCATCAGATTTTGGTACAGAAGTGATTGGAGTGTTCTTGATACCATTGAGTCCTTGGTCGAGGTTATACCATCCTTGGCCATCGGCATTTCGTCCGAGGACGTAGTACCAAGCATCGTTGGTATTAAGGATTTGGTGGCCTTTTTCAACTAGAAGTTTAGAAGAAGCGACGTCGTATCCGCCCCATCCACCAGTCCACATAGAAACGATGATGTCTTTGTCAAAGGTTCCAAAGCTAGTGTCGCTATTATAGTAGATACCATCGTTAAAGGCCATTGGTTTGAGGCCGTGAGATTTGACGATGCGAGCAAGGTCGTTGGCGTAGGCGATAAATTTATCATAACCCTTGTCTGGGAATCCATCTTCTGGATACCATTTATAGGCTTGAAGAACGCTCCAGCCTTTAGCGTCTGTAGCATCATTGGCGTACTCGTCTAGCCCGATGTTGAAGATGTCAGTTTTGCCAGCGAAGTAAGCAGCATACTTGTCGATCAGAGCTTTGGTAAATGCAACCGCTTCTTTGTTATCAAGGTCAACGGTACGAGCAGATTCCTTACCAAAGTAGTTGAAGTTCGGTTTTTGGATGCCTAGTTCTTTCATGGCATGCAAAATCGCATCCATGTGACCAGGGCTATTTACAGTTGGGATGAGGCCAATGCCTTTGTTTTTAGCATAGTTGATCAAGTCCGTCATCTGACTTTCTGTCAAATGGTTGCCGTTTGGATCCTTGTAGTAGGCATCGGTTCCGTTTTCGAGTGCACGTTTGACATCGTCGCTTGCATAGGTTTTGCCATTGGCTTTGATCGTCATGTCGTCCAACATAAAACGCATGCCATCATTTCCAACTAGTAAATGAAGATCAGTATAACCGTAGTGTTTGGCTTTGTCGATGATTTCTTTGAGTTGCTCTGGAGAGAAGTATTTGCGTCCAGCGTCGATTGAGATCATTTTTCGTTTCGCTAGTTTTTCATTTACCTGAGCTGCTCGTTCCGTGCTAGGAGTGGCTACTGCAGGTGTGACGGCTTCATTTTTCTTTTCTGAAGAAGTACTTTCGGCAGGAGTTTTAGCTGGAGCAGGGCTTTCTTTCTCGGCAGTAGGAGTTGGAGCAGCATTTTCTGTCACAACTGGTGCGCTTGACTCTTCTGTTTTTGGAGCAACTGTTCGAGGAGCCTCCTGGTCTTCTTTGACCTCCTCTTTCACAGGCTCGTCAGCCTTTTCTTCCAGTTTTTCTGGAACCTTGGAGTCTACAGTTTCTTTGACTGCTTGTGGACTCTCCTGAATCGTTTGAACAGTTTCTTCAGCTGTTGGAGCTGGAGTAATCCCGTCGGCAGATACGACTTGTGCGCTAAAAGCAAATCCTATAAGTACAGAAGCTGCCCCAACCGCGTATTTTCGGATGGAGAAGCGCTGTTTCTTTTCTAGTTTCATGACAAAACCTCCTTGTTATTATCATATATGATAGCGTTTACATAAAACCAATTTTATTTTATTATCTAAGGAGTAAAATGTCAAGTGGGTTTATATAAGAACTATAATAAATAGAGGAAATCATAAGATTTAGGAGAAATTTGCTAATAAGGGATAAAACCGAGGAAAAACCAAACGAAATTTTACCTTGTTTTTAGTAAAAATGCTACTAATTAAATAAGAGACCTTCATAGCGTTTTCACAACTTCTTTCTCGTGCTATAATGAATACAGAAAAAGCCTGAGCTAGGCTCAGGCTTTTTCTTAATGATCTCGGTTACATGAGATGAATTTGATTTTGTAGTAGTCTGCTCGCTTATAAGTTTCACTATAGGCAAGGACTTGGCCAGTGGCCTCAAGTTTTGTAGTCTTCGTTTGGAAGACAGTTGGGAATTGTGTATCGATTCCGAGTACAGAAGCAGCATGCTCTGGTGTTGGGAATGCGATTTCGTTGATTTCCTCAAAATGTTCATCACTCATGTGAATGCGGTAATCCAATTTGAAACGTGTATAGATAGAGCTATAATAGTCAAGATTTGGATAGTTGGCATTGATGTATTGCTCAGGAATATAAGATGTGTGGTAGATGTATGTTACGTCGTTTGTCTGACGAATACGTTCAATCTTATAGTAGAATTGATCTCCACGTAGTCCAAGTTTATCTAAATATTCAAGTTTGTTTCCGCGCTCGATAGAAAGGACAGTAACTTTATCGTCTTTTGTTTCAAAGATTTCGACATCTGAAAACTCAACGAGTTTGTGCTTGCGGGCACGTGAAACGAAAGTACCTTTACCTTGTTGGCGGACAATGTAGCCGTCTTTAGCAAGGTCGTTCAAGGCACGAACAACTGTGATTGAACTCACATCGTACATCGCGATCAATTCGGCTTCTGTATAAAATTTATCTCCACTTGCAAATTGACCAGAGATGATTTTGTTTTTTAATTCATCTTTAATATATTGGTATTTAGGAATAGCCATAAATTTCACCTCGATTCTCTTTCTCCAATTTTGATTTTACCACAAATATAAAGAAAAGAGTAGTATTAAGGTCAAAAAATTAAAATAATAGACTAAAAATGTTATTTTACATGTAAAAAAATTCATTTGATGTTCTTGTGAATTATCATACATAAAAAGATCGTTTTCATGCTATTTTTAGATAATTTCGGTAAACGGTAAGTAAAAAAATAGAAAAATTTTAAATAATTTTCTAAAACCTATTGACAAATGCAAAAGATTTGATTATAGTTAATATTATAATAAATGAAAGCGCAAACTTAATTCGTCAGAGGTAATGACATGACAAGATTTAAAATTGAGGACGATTTCTATTTAGACGGAAAACCGTTCAAGATTTTGTCCGGCGCCATTCATTATTTTAGGATTCCAGCAGAGGATTGGTATCATTCTCTCTATAACTTAAAGGCGCTTGGCTTTAATACAGTCGAGACCTATGTGGCTTGGAATTTACACGAACCTGTTGAAGGGGAGTTTGATTTTGAAGGTGCCAGAAATTTGGAGAGATTTCTTCAAATTGCACAAGATCTGGGTCTCTATGCCATTGTACGCCCGTCTCCATTTATCTGTGCGGAATGGGAATTTGGTGGCTTGCCGGCTTGGCTCTTGACCAAGGACATGCGAATTCGCTCGTCCGACCCTGCATACATCGAGGCTGTTGCTCGCTATTATGACCAATTATTGCCAAGGCTTGTGCCTCGCTTGTTGGATAATGGTGGAAACATTCTTATGATGCAAGTCGAAAATGAATATGGCTCTTATGGAGAAGATAAGTCTTATCTACGAGCAATTCGGAAATTGATGGAAGACCGAGGGATTGATTGCCCACTCTTTACTTCAGATGGCCCATGGAGGGCTACTCTGAAAGCCGGAACCTTGATCGAAGACGATCTCTTTGTGACAGGAAACTTCGGTTCTAAAGCTCCGTACAACTTTTCACAGATGCAGGAATTCTTTGATGAGCATGGCAAGAAATGGCCCCTCATGTGTATGGAATTCTGGGATGGTTGGTTCAACCGTTGGAAAGAACCCATCATCACACGGGATCCTAAAGAATTGGCAGAAGCTGTTCGAGAGGTATTGGAGCAAGGCTCTATCAACCTTTACATGTTCCATGGGGGGACAAACTTTGGTTTCATGAATGGTTGCTCGGCTCGAGGGACTCTGGATTTGCCACAAGTCACATCTTACGACTATGATGCCCTTCTCGATGAAGAAGGAAATCCAACTGCTAAATACTTAGCAGTCAAGAAGATGATGGCAACCCACTTCCCAGAGTATCCACAGTTGGAACCACTCTATAAGGAAAGCATGGAGATAGGGTCCATTCCATTGGTCGAAAAAGTTTCCTTGTTTGAAACTCTGGATAGTCTCTCTAGTCCTACTGAAAGCCTCTATCCAAAAGCGATGGAAGAACTTGGTCAAAGTTATGGCTACCTTCTCTACCGCACGGAGGCAAGTTGGGATGCAGAAGAGGAACGTCTCCGTATCATCGATGGACGTGACCGAGCTCAACTCTTTGTAGATGGTCAATGGATTGCTACTCAATACCAGACAGAGATTGGTGAAGACATCTACTGTCAGGGCAACCGAGAAGGCTTTTCAGAAATTGACATCTTGATTGAAAATATGGGGCGTGTCAACTACGGTCATAAGTTCTTGGCAGATACGCAGCGTAAAGGAATTCGAACAGGTGTCTGCAAGGATCTACATTTCTTACTGAATTGGAAACAATATCCACTACCACTGGATAATCCTGAGAAGATTGATTTTTCAAAAGGATGGACAGAAGGACAACCAGCCTTTTACGCTTTCGACTTTACGATCGAAGAGCCGAAGGATACCTACTTAGACTTGTCTGAGTTTGGTAAGGGAGTTGCCTTTGTCAACGGGCGTCATCTAGGGCGTTTCTGGAATGTCGGCCCGACCCTCTCACTTTATATCCCTCATAGTTATCTCAAGGAAGGTGCTAACCGCATCATTATCTTTGAAACTGAGGGCGAATATAAAGAAGAGATTCACCTAACTCGTAAACCTACACTAAAACACATAAAGGGGGAAAACTTATGACAATTGTAGGATGCCGTATCGATGGACGTTTGATCCACGGTCAAGTAGCCAATCTTTGGGCTGGAAAACTAAATGTTTCACGCATTATGGTTGTAGACGACGAAGTTGTTAACAACGATATTGAAAAGAGTGGTTTGAAACTTGCGACACCACCAGGTGTGAAACTCAGTATCTTGCCAGTTGAGAAAGCAGCAGCAAATATCCTTGCTGGTAAATACGATAGCCAACGTCTCTTTATCGTTGCACGTAAACCAGACCGTTTCCTTGGTTTGGTTGAAGCAGGTGTTCCGCTTGAAACACTCAACGTTGGTAATATGTCTCAAACACCAGAAACTCGCTCTATCACACGTTCTATCAACGTGGTAGACAAGGATGTGGAAGATTTCCACAAACTAGCAGAAAAAGGTGTGAAACTCACTGCTCAAATGGTTCCAAATGATCCAGTTTCAGACTTTTTGAGCTTATTAAAATAGGAAAAAATTTTTAGGAGGTCATTGTTATGATACAATGGTGGCAAATTTTACTTCTCACTTTGTACTCAGCTTATCAAATCTGTGATGAGTTGACAATCGTTTCATCTGCAGGTTCCCCTGTATTCGCTGGTTTCATTACTGGTTTGATCATGGGAGATGTGACAACTGGTTTGTTTATCGGTGGTAGCTTGCAGTTGTTCGTTCTCGGGGTTGGTACCTTCGGTGGTGCTTCTCGTATCGACGCAACTTCTGGTGCGGTTCTTGCAACAGCATTCTCTATCTCTCAAGGTATTGATACAGACCTTGCGATTACAACAATCGCTGTACCAGTAGCAGCACTTTTGACATACTTCGACGTTCTTGGACGTATGACAACTACTTTCTTTGCACACCGTATTGATGCTGCGATCGAACGCTTTGACTACAATGGTATCGAACGCAACTACCTACTTGGTGCGCTTCCATGGGCTCTTTCTCGTGCCCTTCCAGTATTCTTCGCCCTTGCTTTTGGTGGAGAATTCGTACAAGGTGTTGTAAACCTTGTTAAAGAATACCAATGGGTTGCAGACGGTTTGACACTTGCAGGTCGTATGCTTCCAGGTCTTGGATTCGCTATCTTGCTTCGTTACCTTCCAGTTAAACGTAACCTTCACTACCTTGCAATGGGATTCGGTTTGACAGCTATGTTGACTGTTCTTTACTCATATGTAACAGGTCTTGGTGGAGCTGTTGCGGGTATCCTTGGTACTCTTCCTGCTGATGTTGCTGAAAAGATTGGCTTTGCTAACAACTTCAAAGGTTTGTCTATGATCGGTATCTCTATCGTAGGTATCTTCCTTGCAGTTGTTCACTTTAAGAACAGCCAAAAAGTAGCTGTAGCAGCACCTTCTACACCATCAGAAAGTGGGGAAATCGAAGATGACGAATTCTAATTACAAACTTACAAAAGAAGATTTTAATCAAATCAACAAACGTAGCTTGTTTACTTTCCAATTAGGTTGGAACTATGAACGTATGCAAGCTTCTGGTTACCTTTACATGATCTTGCCTCAATTGCGTAAAATGTATGGGGATGGAACTCCTGAATTGAAAGAAATGATGAAAGTTCATACTCAATTCTTTAATACTTCACCATTCTTCCACACAATTATCGCTGGTTTTGACCTTGCCATGGAAGAAAAAGATGGTGTAGGTTCAAAAGATGCCGTTAACGGTATCAAGACAGGTTTGATGGGACCATTCGCTCCTCTTGGAGACACAATCTTTGGTTCACTTGTACCTGCTATCATGGGATCTATCGCAGCAACTATGGCTATCGCTGGCCAACCATGGGGTATCTTCCTTTGGATCGCAGTTGCAGTTGCATATGACATCTTCCGTTGGAAACAATTGGAATTTGCCTACAAAGAAGGGGTTAACCTTATCAACAACATGCAAAGTACCTTGACAGCTTTGATTGACGCTGCATCTGTACTTGGTGTCTTCATGATGGGTGCTCTTGTAGCAACAATGATCAACTTTGACATTTCTTACAAATTGCCAATCGGTGAAAAGATGATTGACTTCCAAGACATCTTGAACTCAATCTTCCCACGCTTGCTTCCAGCAATCTTTACTGCCTTTATCTTCTGGTTGCTTGGTAAGAAAGGTATGAACTC
Encoded here:
- a CDS encoding AIPR family protein; its protein translation is MVKVFNKKVNALDYDIMYQESLQYFERAAHQIVNLKVQNDTEKARLGFYYLVFDLLFGETQVQDINKFIIDDHFVELVDKAPNNKNKDLGIDAVYIDRDEKQIYLLNFKFREKFVTANKKPKHSEIRSAESFLNIVTSLEEYNNFIKREDKKDYQKTLDKIDEIRELMIEDSSYNIILYMVTNDKSKVDENDPGARPFLKRYENFLQLRDFNLLNIMDHLSLQSPENEARLRIKNRMILEHNVSYTTTKSYVIELNLVNLIRIASSDDTLRKETKIEELEDLDWLNSLTLDFNLLFENVREYLGNNKINKKIIKTLSEEPSNFFLYNNGVTIVAEEISSKPNIIDESTELILKNYQIVNGGQTLRSIFKYKTENKVEDIISNLVSASVIVRLLVTSKNEELTNKISEYTNSQNPIKEIDLRSVDKIQLAIEQRLDQEGIRYDRKRGSGKEFSKKYDYIISMEKLGQVLFAYEGRPESAANSKAVIFSNYYDTIFNEDPKLFEKIIEQIRLYSEIGKQYQMTEYNYYEQKAYYVLFMKRCLQTKSVGEIIEILEDILINYTPEKETTEARKFLQPSFKENVIEKIKSLGGKVQGVFTVQKKRKDKQIEENLNTNNKEQFWNGFTKYLNELEEFNYKLPTKKIASYYTISRVGQDDIKCEFSVGAKTIGFIYGKKRDKDFYDFLVSNKSSLSEKIGSELIVRDWNETNISNVQGLRISIKNFGLNYPNNNVEAYKILSSKFTSLDKAVQELLK
- the purB gene encoding adenylosuccinate lyase, whose protein sequence is MIERYSRPEMANIWSEENKYRAWLEVEILADEAWAELGEIPKEDVALIREKADFDIDRILEIEQETRHDVVAFTRAVSETLGEERKWVHYGLTSTDVVDTAYGYLYKQANDIIRRDLENFTNIIADKAKEHKFTIMMGRTHGVHAEPTTFGLKLATWYSEMKRNIERFEHAAAGVEAGKISGAVGNFANIPPFVEQYVCDKLGIRAQEISTQVLPRDLHAEYFAVLASIATSIERMATEIRGLQKSEQREVEEFFAKGQKGSSAMPHKRNPIGSENMTGLARVIRGHMVTAYENVALWHERDISHSSAERIITPDTTILIDYMLNRFGNIVKNLTVFPENMIRNMNSTFGLIFSQRAMLTLIEKGMTREQAYDLVQPKTAHSWDNQVDFKPLLEADPEVTSRLTQDEIDEIFNPAYYTKRVDDIFERIGLGD
- the strH gene encoding LPXTG-anchored beta-N-acetylhexosaminidase StrH; this translates as MKLEKKQRFSIRKYAVGAASVLIGFAFSAQVVSADGITPAPTAEETVQTIQESPQAVKETVDSKVPEKLEEKADEPVKEEVKEDQEAPRTVAPKTEESSAPVVTENAAPTPTAEKESPAPAKTPAESTSSEKKNEAVTPAVATPSTERAAQVNEKLAKRKMISIDAGRKYFSPEQLKEIIDKAKHYGYTDLHLLVGNDGMRFMLDDMTIKANGKTYASDDVKRALENGTDAYYKDPNGNHLTESQMTDLINYAKNKGIGLIPTVNSPGHMDAILHAMKELGIQKPNFNYFGKESARTVDLDNKEAVAFTKALIDKYAAYFAGKTDIFNIGLDEYANDATDAKGWSVLQAYKWYPEDGFPDKGYDKFIAYANDLARIVKSHGLKPMAFNDGIYYNSDTSFGTFDKDIIVSMWTGGWGGYDVASSKLLVEKGHQILNTNDAWYYVLGRNADGQGWYNLDQGLNGIKNTPITSVPKSDGATIPFIGGMVAAWADTPSARYSPSRLFKLMRSFANANAEYFAADYESAEQALKEVPTDLNRYTAESVAAVKEAEKAIRSLDSNLSRAQQNTIDQAIAKLQEAVSNLTFTPEAQKEEDEKREVEKLAKNKVISIDAGRKYFSAEQLKRIIDKASELGYSDVHLLLGNDGLRFLLDDMTITANGKTYASDDVKNAIIEGTKAYYDDPNGTTLSQTEITELIEYAKSKGIGLIPAINSPGHMDAMLVAMEKLGIQNPQANFDKVSKTTMDLENEEAMNFVKALIGKYMDFFAGKTKIFNYGTDEYANDATNAQGWYYLKWYGLYGKFAEYSNTLAAMAKERGLQPMAFNDGFYYEDKDDVEFDKDVIISYWSKGWWGYNLASPQYLASKGYKFLNTNGDWYYILGQKPEDGGGFLKKALENTEKTPFNQLASTKYPEVDLPTIGSMLAIWADRPSAEYKEEEIFELMTAFADHNKDYFRANYNALREELAQIPANLDGYSKESLDALNAAKEALNYNLNRNKQAELDALVAKLKAARLGLKPAATHSGSHDENELAANVETKPELITRSEKIPFEVIKKENPNLPAGQEKIITPGVEGERTHYISVLTENGKQTETVLDSQVTKEPVTQVVEIGAPITHKGDESGLAPAAEAKPRLDIQEEDIPFTTVTRENPLLLKGKTQVVTKGANGRRSHYYSVSTSADGKEVKTLVDSLMTQEVVTQVIEVGTLVTHVGDEHRLAPAAETKPRLDIQEEEIPFTTVTRENPQLPKGQTQVVTKGANGHRTAFYSVSTTADGKEERTLVNSVVTQETVTQVVEVGTAVEKAEQTAPTTAKADEKQLPATGSQDSAGLVAAGLMATLAAYGLTKRKED
- a CDS encoding GntR family transcriptional regulator, which encodes MAIPKYQYIKDELKNKIISGQFASGDKFYTEAELIAMYDVSSITVVRALNDLAKDGYIVRQQGKGTFVSRARKHKLVEFSDVEIFETKDDKVTVLSIERGNKLEYLDKLGLRGDQFYYKIERIRQTNDVTYIYHTSYIPEQYINANYPNLDYYSSIYTRFKLDYRIHMSDEHFEEINEIAFPTPEHAASVLGIDTQFPTVFQTKTTKLEATGQVLAYSETYKRADYYKIKFISCNRDH
- a CDS encoding glycoside hydrolase family 35 protein encodes the protein MTRFKIEDDFYLDGKPFKILSGAIHYFRIPAEDWYHSLYNLKALGFNTVETYVAWNLHEPVEGEFDFEGARNLERFLQIAQDLGLYAIVRPSPFICAEWEFGGLPAWLLTKDMRIRSSDPAYIEAVARYYDQLLPRLVPRLLDNGGNILMMQVENEYGSYGEDKSYLRAIRKLMEDRGIDCPLFTSDGPWRATLKAGTLIEDDLFVTGNFGSKAPYNFSQMQEFFDEHGKKWPLMCMEFWDGWFNRWKEPIITRDPKELAEAVREVLEQGSINLYMFHGGTNFGFMNGCSARGTLDLPQVTSYDYDALLDEEGNPTAKYLAVKKMMATHFPEYPQLEPLYKESMEIGSIPLVEKVSLFETLDSLSSPTESLYPKAMEELGQSYGYLLYRTEASWDAEEERLRIIDGRDRAQLFVDGQWIATQYQTEIGEDIYCQGNREGFSEIDILIENMGRVNYGHKFLADTQRKGIRTGVCKDLHFLLNWKQYPLPLDNPEKIDFSKGWTEGQPAFYAFDFTIEEPKDTYLDLSEFGKGVAFVNGRHLGRFWNVGPTLSLYIPHSYLKEGANRIIIFETEGEYKEEIHLTRKPTLKHIKGENL